A stretch of Fulvia fulva chromosome 4, complete sequence DNA encodes these proteins:
- a CDS encoding Ecp49-1 — MQFSIIALLGLSALAVAAPNPIADPEAIEEALVQRNGGYKVCCKKNSYSQCSPCDQGQECPSDKPQEYNSCSKNNQGSLLANLFVCNILNNNQLNIPVTVGILS, encoded by the exons ATGCAATTCTCCATCATCGCACTCCTCGGCCTCAGCGCTCTTGCCGTCGCTGCACCAAACCCAATCGCCGACCCAGAGGCCATCGAGGAGGCCCTCGTCCAGCGCAACGGCGGCTATAAGGTCTGCTGCAAGAAGAACAGCTACTCCCAATGCTCTCCATGCGATC AGGGCCAAGAGTGCCCATCGGACAAGCCACAGGAGTACAACTCTTGCTCGAAGAACAACCAGGGTAGTCTGTTGGCTAAC CTCTTCGTCTGCAACATCTTGAACAACAACCAGCTCAACATCCCAGTCACCGTCGGTATCTTGTCATAG